CGATTTGATTTCGGTTAGCAATATCAGTACCAATAACAATATATTCTTGACTTGTATACCAGTGCAGCAAAGTATTAAAGGCTGCAATAATAGTCATAAATAAAGTGATACCTTCTTTATTATTTAGACTTTTTAGCTTGTCTAATACTGCTTTGGGTAATACAAAAGATTGCTGTTCTCCTCTGTAAGTTTGAATAGCTGGTCGTGGGTGATCAAAAGGTAGATTTAATTCAATAATTGAGCTACCGAGTTCTTGCTGCCAGTATCTTAGCTGAGCATCTAATTCCTTGCCCTCTAACCAACGCCTCTGCCAGATAGCAAAATCAGCATATTGTATTTGTAGTTCAGGAAGTGGTGAGGAATAACCGCAAGAAAATGCCTGATAAAGTGTAGTAATTTCGCGTATTAAAACACCTATAGACCAACCGTCAGCAATAATATGATGCATTGACACAAACAAAGCATACTCTGTTTCTTCCAGTTGCACCAAGGTAACTCGTAACAAGGAATCTTTTGTTAAATCGAAGGTAAATTTTGCTTCTTCATCAGCTACTCGTAAAACTTCGGTCTGTTTTTGAGATGGAGAAAGTTCTTGTAAATTTAATAGTTTTAGCTTGAATACAGCAGTAGTATTAATTACCTGAAGTGGTTGGCCATCAACTACGGTAAATGTAGTCCGCAAAATTTCGTGACGCTTCACAACCTCTTGGAAACTTTGTTCCAGTGCAGGTACATTGAGTAAACCTGTCAACCGCATTGATTGACATATATTAAATGCTGGATTACCAGGCTCCAATTGGTCGAGGAACCATAACCGCTGCTGGGCAAAAGAAAGAGGGAAACGATTTGACTCTCTGCTTTGGGGAGTAATTTGTATGGCAGAAAAACCACTTTCTTTTTTATTACTCAGCTTTTGTAGTAAAAGCTTGCGTTTTTCTGGAGAAAGAGCAGCGATTCGTTCAAGAAATTCAGTCATTTTTGCAGCTCATGATAATGAGTTATAAATCAACGTGTAATATGGTTTCCGATTAGGCTTTTCTCAACTTAAGCCTCAAACACTTACAACATACTATCTAATTAGATTGAAATCTAATTTTGCAAAGCAATCATTGCTTGCACTTCTTTTTCTGAAAGTTCCTCAATCTCAGCTAAGGTTCTTGCTAGCTCTTCTTCATCTGTTTTGTCAGCAAGTTTTTGGGCAATAAATTCAGCTAACTTGGCAATAGTGGGTGAGTTAAAAAATTGTTTGTAGGGCAACTCAATCTGAAAGTTTTTACATAATTGAGAAACAAGCTGAGTAGCAAATAAAGAATCTCCTCCTAATTCAAAGAAATTATCATGAAGACCCACACGATCAATCCCAAGA
Above is a window of Nostoc sp. UHCC 0702 DNA encoding:
- a CDS encoding condensation protein, translated to MTEFLERIAALSPEKRKLLLQKLSNKKESGFSAIQITPQSRESNRFPLSFAQQRLWFLDQLEPGNPAFNICQSMRLTGLLNVPALEQSFQEVVKRHEILRTTFTVVDGQPLQVINTTAVFKLKLLNLQELSPSQKQTEVLRVADEEAKFTFDLTKDSLLRVTLVQLEETEYALFVSMHHIIADGWSIGVLIREITTLYQAFSCGYSSPLPELQIQYADFAIWQRRWLEGKELDAQLRYWQQELGSSIIELNLPFDHPRPAIQTYRGEQQSFVLPKAVLDKLKSLNNKEGITLFMTIIAAFNTLLHWYTSQEYIVIGTDIANRNQIETKELIGFFVNQLVLRTDLSGNPIFREILQRVQEITLEAYAHQDVPFDKLVEVLNPKRDLSRTPLFNVKLVLENTQSPTLEFTGLTITSIQVNKKSSQFDLLLELSETEQGLCGLWVYSTDLFETATIARLSANFQVLLTKIATYPETHLSELKNILSEADKQQLQAQTENYESRIKHSLKAIKRRGNDKLSSIR